One genomic region from Actinocatenispora thailandica encodes:
- a CDS encoding acyl-CoA dehydrogenase family protein has product MFSMELTEEQRDLRDWVHGFAADVVRPAAAEWDEREETPWEIIREAAKIGLYGFETIAELWADPTGLSMPIANEELFWGDGGIGMSIFGTTLAVAGIFTAGTPDQLAEWVPDCFGDADDPRLAAYCVSEPEAGSDVGAMRTRARYDQASDEWVISGQKAWITNGGIANVHVVMASVDPELGSRGQAAFVVPPGTAGVVSTRKIRKHGLHASHTADVFFDDVRVPGRCVLGGKEKLDARLARAREARGERGHAAFGTFEMSRPTVGAQAIGIARAAYEYALDYAGTREQFGRPIVDNQAIAFTLADLRTEIDAARLLVWRAAWMGRNDKTFDAAQGSMSKLKAGDVAVWATERAIQILGGAGYSREHPVERMHRDAKIYQIFEGTAEIQRLVIARALTGRHIR; this is encoded by the coding sequence ATGTTCTCGATGGAGCTGACCGAGGAGCAGCGCGACCTGCGCGACTGGGTGCACGGGTTCGCCGCCGACGTGGTGCGGCCCGCCGCCGCCGAGTGGGACGAGCGCGAAGAGACCCCGTGGGAGATCATCCGCGAGGCCGCGAAGATCGGGCTGTACGGGTTCGAGACGATCGCCGAGCTGTGGGCCGACCCGACCGGGCTGTCCATGCCGATCGCCAACGAGGAACTGTTCTGGGGCGACGGCGGCATCGGCATGTCCATCTTCGGTACCACCCTCGCGGTCGCCGGCATCTTCACCGCCGGCACCCCCGACCAGCTCGCCGAGTGGGTACCGGACTGCTTCGGCGACGCCGACGACCCGAGACTCGCCGCGTACTGCGTGTCCGAGCCGGAGGCGGGCAGCGACGTCGGCGCGATGCGTACCCGGGCGCGCTACGACCAGGCCAGCGACGAGTGGGTGATCAGCGGTCAGAAGGCGTGGATCACCAACGGCGGCATCGCCAACGTGCACGTCGTGATGGCCTCGGTCGATCCGGAGCTGGGCAGCCGCGGCCAGGCCGCCTTCGTGGTACCGCCGGGCACCGCCGGCGTGGTGTCCACCCGCAAGATCCGCAAGCACGGCCTGCACGCCTCGCACACCGCCGACGTGTTCTTCGACGACGTGCGGGTGCCCGGCCGCTGCGTCCTGGGCGGCAAGGAGAAGCTCGACGCCCGCCTGGCCCGGGCCCGGGAGGCGCGGGGCGAGCGCGGCCACGCGGCGTTCGGGACGTTCGAGATGAGCCGGCCGACCGTCGGCGCCCAGGCGATCGGCATCGCCCGCGCCGCCTACGAGTACGCGCTGGACTACGCCGGCACCCGGGAGCAGTTCGGCCGACCCATCGTCGACAACCAGGCGATCGCGTTCACCCTGGCGGACCTGCGTACCGAGATCGACGCGGCCCGGCTGCTGGTATGGCGGGCGGCCTGGATGGGGCGCAACGACAAGACGTTCGACGCCGCGCAGGGCTCGATGTCCAAGCTGAAGGCCGGCGACGTCGCGGTCTGGGCCACCGAGCGGGCGATCCAGATCCTCGGCGGCGCCGGCTACAGCCGGGAACACCCGGTCGAACGGATGCACCGGGACGCCAAGATCTACCAGATCTTCGAAGGCACCGCGGAGATCCAGCGGCTGGTCATCGCCCGCGCACTGACCGGCCGGCACATCCGCTGA
- a CDS encoding Imm52 family immunity protein, whose amino-acid sequence MSANRSGWPEGAEPSSAAWTLDGVCRGRTDDLASCADRLGRFLRGLAATDRTLARWYDEDDQPVALDPAAMHALVERSRQDDDPEGTFGSIVLLHNGQDDERGAAIVEIVCGAGSAYVPDTLAVTLPRPDDAPDLYRRDRMIGLLDVAIDAWQPDWCRVRPQHPGAAATDPHSLAALSSWLVYLDHAVYSRAGELPAGVRALAREHGELFVLADTPQQLDPPTIDALRAAITFTPDWTDLA is encoded by the coding sequence ATGAGTGCGAACCGGTCCGGCTGGCCCGAGGGGGCCGAGCCGAGTTCCGCCGCCTGGACCCTCGACGGCGTGTGCCGCGGCCGAACCGACGACCTCGCGTCCTGCGCCGACCGGCTCGGCCGGTTCCTGCGCGGTCTCGCGGCGACCGACCGCACCCTCGCCCGGTGGTACGACGAGGACGACCAGCCGGTCGCCCTCGACCCGGCGGCGATGCACGCCCTGGTCGAGCGGAGTCGCCAGGACGACGATCCGGAGGGCACCTTCGGTTCGATCGTGCTGCTGCACAACGGGCAGGACGACGAACGCGGCGCCGCCATCGTGGAGATCGTCTGCGGCGCCGGTTCCGCGTACGTCCCCGACACCCTCGCGGTGACCCTCCCGCGGCCCGACGACGCGCCCGACCTGTACCGGCGGGATCGGATGATCGGGCTGCTCGATGTCGCCATCGACGCCTGGCAGCCGGACTGGTGCCGCGTCCGGCCGCAGCACCCCGGCGCCGCGGCCACCGACCCGCACAGCCTGGCCGCGCTGTCGTCCTGGCTGGTCTACCTCGACCACGCGGTGTACTCCCGAGCCGGCGAGCTGCCCGCCGGCGTCCGGGCACTCGCACGCGAGCACGGCGAGCTGTTCGTCCTCGCCGACACCCCGCAGCAGCTCGACCCGCCCACCATCGACGCGCTGCGCGCCGCCATCACCTTCACCCCCGACTGGACCGACCTGGCCTAG